One region of Chlamydia psittaci 6BC genomic DNA includes:
- a CDS encoding YbjN domain-containing protein, producing the protein MTTWSLNQNNLSQYLTRAGLEPLLEKESGLTYINIQAEDHELPLFFVIRSEGEILQMICYFPYQLYDNQKEATARLLHLLNRDVDIPGFGMDEEQGLIFYRLVIPCLKGEINETLLRVYIDTIRLVCDSFSHSIGLISSGNMNLDELKKQARKEKNE; encoded by the coding sequence ATGACAACATGGTCTTTAAATCAAAATAACTTATCACAATATCTCACACGTGCGGGATTAGAACCTCTTTTAGAGAAAGAGAGTGGTTTAACTTATATCAACATTCAAGCTGAAGATCATGAACTCCCCTTATTTTTTGTGATTCGCAGTGAAGGAGAAATCCTTCAGATGATATGCTACTTTCCCTATCAGCTATATGATAACCAAAAAGAAGCGACAGCACGGCTCCTCCACTTACTGAATAGAGATGTGGACATTCCTGGGTTCGGTATGGATGAAGAACAGGGACTCATTTTCTATCGTTTAGTTATTCCCTGCTTAAAAGGTGAAATTAACGAAACATTATTACGTGTATATATCGACACAATTCGATTAGTTTGCGATAGTTTTTCTCACTCTATAGGTTTGATCTCTTCAGGAAATATGAATCTTGATGAATTGAAAAAACAAGCACGTAAAGAAAAAAATGAATAA
- a CDS encoding RluA family pseudouridine synthase produces MKEFSWVAHHEERLSSFLRSRLPDHKKHIILDSIRYHGCRVNGRLERFESYRVQPGDRVTLTVQTRLEPQILWEDEHYCIYNKPSHTSTEDLAKITGLNIVHRLDRDTTGCILFAKHASAAHALSELFKKRKIHKQYTALVFGHPKKSSGTLISYTAPKSRRCGAVIFGNTQKNHGKLTITQWSILCAYKQYTLMRCEPITGRTHQIRLHMHTLGHPIVGDVDYGRKEQPKHVFRPLLHAHALTFTSPFSKEKVEVTASSFGDPREEASHLLIKP; encoded by the coding sequence ATGAAAGAATTCTCATGGGTTGCGCATCACGAAGAAAGATTATCATCCTTCCTGCGTTCACGGCTGCCCGATCACAAAAAACACATCATACTGGATTCGATCCGTTACCACGGTTGTCGTGTAAATGGTCGTTTGGAAAGGTTCGAGTCGTATAGGGTGCAACCTGGAGATCGCGTTACTCTCACTGTGCAAACAAGATTAGAGCCACAAATCCTTTGGGAAGATGAACACTACTGCATTTATAACAAGCCTTCGCACACCTCTACAGAAGATCTGGCAAAAATTACCGGACTCAATATTGTCCATAGGCTAGATAGAGACACAACGGGGTGTATCTTATTCGCCAAACATGCCAGTGCTGCCCATGCCCTCTCAGAACTATTCAAGAAACGAAAAATACATAAACAATACACCGCTTTAGTTTTTGGTCATCCAAAAAAATCTTCAGGAACGCTAATTTCTTATACTGCTCCTAAATCTCGTCGTTGTGGCGCGGTAATTTTTGGAAATACCCAAAAAAATCATGGGAAATTGACGATTACCCAGTGGTCTATTCTTTGTGCTTATAAGCAGTACACCCTAATGCGCTGTGAACCTATCACAGGAAGAACACACCAGATCCGTCTTCATATGCACACACTAGGTCATCCTATTGTAGGCGATGTAGATTATGGCAGAAAAGAACAACCGAAACATGTATTTCGTCCCTTATTACATGCTCATGCCTTAACCTTCACATCGCCTTTTTCAAAAGAAAAGGTAGAGGTTACCGCTTCTTCTTTTGGAGATCCTCGAGAAGAAGCGTCTCATTTACTCATAAAACCCTAG
- a CDS encoding 1,4-dihydroxy-6-naphthoate synthase, with product MILSAAFSPCPNDIFLFRSFLERDKESTLLNQIRIADISTLNELALQHRCSLVKISAALLPKVTDDYILMEVGTIIGYGVGPLVLALDPQAPIQTIATPGITTTAHLLCKIFYPEAELIPMKYHEIIEAILRGTVDAGTIIHEEKFHYASQLFPRADLGKLWEEKTRLPLPLGCLVVSKTVPQDVVNRLTLALRKSLFLALKDSEGSENKALEYSRNKDTAVIREFITTYVNEETLVLSNLGKKALHTLANYVSCTI from the coding sequence ATGATACTTTCAGCTGCTTTTTCACCCTGCCCCAATGATATTTTCCTATTTCGTTCTTTTTTAGAACGGGATAAGGAATCCACCTTGTTAAATCAAATTAGGATAGCAGATATCTCAACGTTAAATGAATTAGCCTTACAGCACCGCTGTTCTTTAGTCAAAATATCAGCGGCACTACTCCCAAAAGTCACTGATGATTATATTCTTATGGAAGTAGGGACGATTATTGGCTACGGAGTAGGTCCTTTAGTTTTAGCTTTAGATCCTCAAGCACCTATCCAAACAATAGCAACTCCTGGAATCACAACAACTGCTCACCTTCTCTGCAAGATATTTTATCCTGAGGCAGAGCTTATCCCTATGAAATATCACGAAATTATCGAGGCTATTCTTCGTGGTACTGTAGATGCAGGGACTATCATCCATGAAGAAAAGTTTCACTACGCATCGCAACTATTCCCAAGAGCAGATCTGGGCAAGTTATGGGAAGAGAAGACACGACTTCCTCTACCTTTAGGGTGTCTTGTTGTATCAAAGACGGTTCCCCAAGATGTTGTAAATCGTCTGACCTTAGCATTGAGAAAATCCTTATTTCTTGCACTGAAAGACTCTGAAGGTTCTGAAAACAAAGCCTTAGAATACTCCAGAAATAAAGACACAGCTGTCATTAGAGAATTTATAACTACTTATGTTAATGAAGAAACTCTCGTATTATCTAACTTAGGGAAAAAAGCTCTGCACACACTAGCAAATTATGTCAGCTGTACCATCTAA
- a CDS encoding HU family DNA-binding protein, with protein sequence MATMTKKKLISTISQDHKIHPNHVRTVIQNFLDKMTDALVKGDRLEFRDFGVLQVVERKPKVGRNPKNATVPIHIPARRAVKFTPGKRMKRLIETPSKHS encoded by the coding sequence ATGGCTACCATGACCAAGAAAAAACTGATCAGTACAATATCACAGGATCACAAGATTCACCCGAATCATGTGCGTACTGTAATCCAAAATTTTTTGGATAAAATGACAGATGCTCTAGTCAAAGGTGATAGGTTAGAGTTTAGAGATTTCGGCGTTTTACAGGTTGTAGAACGAAAACCTAAAGTAGGTCGTAATCCTAAAAACGCTACTGTTCCTATTCACATTCCTGCGAGACGTGCCGTCAAATTTACTCCAGGAAAAAGAATGAAACGTTTAATCGAAACTCCTTCGAAGCATTCCTAA
- a CDS encoding N-acetylmuramoyl-L-alanine amidase family protein, producing MFNRYTLLTLCVFGTALGGIAAESAPPQRVRRNEVIFIDPGHGGKDQGTASKEFHYEEKSLTLSLAFSVQSYLKRMGYKPVLTRTSDVYVDLGKRAALANQNKADIFVSIHCNYSSNTSAFGTEVYFYNGKNNVASRSRASEALAKDVLNAMQKNGALKNRGAKNGNFAVIRETTMPAILIETGFLSNPRERAALSDARYRMHIAKGIAEGVHTFLTGPNFQKPSLANVKARKLSAKVN from the coding sequence ATGTTTAATCGTTACACTTTACTCACTCTCTGTGTCTTCGGCACTGCTTTGGGAGGAATTGCAGCTGAAAGTGCGCCTCCACAGCGTGTGCGTCGTAATGAAGTGATCTTTATCGACCCAGGACACGGAGGTAAAGATCAGGGCACTGCAAGTAAAGAGTTCCATTATGAGGAAAAATCTTTAACCCTATCTCTTGCGTTTTCAGTGCAGAGTTATCTCAAGAGAATGGGGTATAAGCCAGTTCTTACTCGAACATCTGATGTGTATGTAGATCTTGGGAAAAGAGCGGCTTTAGCAAATCAAAACAAAGCTGATATTTTTGTCAGTATTCACTGTAACTATTCGTCCAACACGTCAGCCTTTGGTACTGAAGTATATTTTTATAATGGCAAAAATAATGTTGCTTCGAGAAGTCGTGCTTCGGAAGCTCTAGCTAAGGATGTCCTAAATGCTATGCAAAAAAATGGCGCATTGAAAAATCGAGGAGCGAAGAATGGGAATTTCGCTGTTATTCGAGAAACCACAATGCCTGCGATTTTAATTGAAACAGGATTCCTTTCAAACCCTAGAGAACGAGCTGCACTTTCGGATGCACGTTACCGAATGCATATAGCCAAAGGCATAGCCGAGGGCGTTCATACATTTCTTACTGGTCCTAACTTTCAGAAACCAAGTTTAGCGAATGTGAAGGCCAGAAAACTTTCTGCAAAGGTGAATTAA
- a CDS encoding HAD-IIB family hydrolase — translation MDKLLITDIDGTITHLPRHLDPKIIQYLIHLYHSGWTLFFLTGRYFSYANHLFKDFPVPYLLGCQNGACVWSSVENQFLYFQNIPHEILPELEMCIEDSDVICSIESGALYQDHCYRHAYCPSAEDLLRHLNPVYFPNTKDRERLVETKKLSQDYPNATFAVAKIFGKKNEVEKVRERIIQSKELVNNLTITFMRWPFDFDYAILFMTDKSVSKGCAVDRVVDIVYEGQKPFIIASGDDANDIDLIERGDFKIVMSSAPQPMHSIADFLASPAKELGILSAWEAGVAQYHRIKNA, via the coding sequence ATGGATAAATTACTCATTACGGATATAGACGGTACGATTACTCATCTTCCGCGTCATTTGGATCCTAAAATTATTCAGTATTTAATCCATCTCTATCATTCTGGATGGACGTTATTTTTTCTTACTGGCAGGTATTTTTCCTACGCGAATCATCTCTTTAAAGATTTCCCTGTTCCCTATTTATTGGGTTGTCAAAATGGTGCTTGTGTTTGGTCTTCGGTAGAGAATCAATTTCTTTATTTTCAAAATATTCCCCATGAAATTTTACCCGAGTTAGAAATGTGTATAGAGGATAGTGATGTCATTTGTTCTATAGAATCGGGTGCTCTGTATCAAGACCATTGTTATCGCCACGCTTATTGTCCTAGTGCGGAAGATCTTTTGCGTCACCTAAATCCTGTGTATTTCCCTAATACGAAAGACCGCGAGAGATTAGTAGAAACGAAAAAACTTTCTCAGGACTATCCCAATGCAACGTTTGCCGTTGCGAAAATATTTGGTAAGAAAAACGAGGTAGAAAAGGTTCGGGAGAGGATTATCCAATCGAAAGAGTTAGTTAATAATTTGACCATTACATTCATGCGTTGGCCGTTTGATTTTGACTATGCCATTTTGTTCATGACTGATAAATCCGTCTCTAAAGGTTGTGCTGTTGATCGTGTGGTTGACATAGTTTATGAGGGACAGAAGCCCTTTATTATCGCTTCGGGAGATGATGCTAATGATATTGATTTGATAGAGCGTGGTGACTTTAAGATCGTCATGAGCTCTGCTCCGCAGCCGATGCATAGTATTGCAGATTTTCTTGCCTCCCCAGCGAAAGAACTAGGGATTCTTTCGGCATGGGAGGCAGGGGTGGCACAATACCACAGAATTAAGAATGCTTAG
- a CDS encoding enoyl-[acyl-carrier-protein] reductase — MLKIDLTGKVAFIAGIGDDQGYGWGIAKALAEAGATIIVGTWVPIYKIFTQSWDLGKFNQSRKLSDGNLLEIKKIYPMDASFDKPEDVPEDVAESKRYKGMSGYTISEVVEHITKDFGHIDILVHSLANSPEISKPLLETSRKGYLAALSSSSYSLVSLLAHFGPIMPRGSTSISLTYLASSRAVPGYGGGMNAAKAALESDTKLLAWEAGRKWGVRVNTISAGPLASRAGKAIGFIEKMVDYYLEWTPIPEPMTTEHVGAVAAFLASPLASAITGETLYVDHGASIMGVGPEMLPKHS, encoded by the coding sequence ATGTTAAAAATCGATTTAACTGGGAAAGTGGCTTTTATAGCGGGGATTGGTGACGATCAAGGTTATGGCTGGGGAATCGCTAAGGCACTAGCAGAAGCAGGAGCCACTATTATCGTAGGAACCTGGGTACCCATCTATAAAATCTTCACGCAGTCTTGGGATTTAGGGAAATTTAATCAGTCTAGAAAGTTATCTGATGGCAACCTCTTAGAAATTAAAAAAATTTATCCTATGGACGCAAGTTTTGATAAACCTGAAGATGTTCCTGAAGACGTTGCAGAAAGTAAACGTTATAAAGGTATGTCAGGATATACTATCTCAGAGGTTGTTGAACACATTACTAAAGATTTCGGTCATATTGATATTTTAGTCCACTCCCTAGCAAACAGCCCGGAAATTTCCAAACCACTTTTAGAAACATCACGTAAAGGCTATTTAGCTGCATTAAGCTCATCAAGTTATTCGTTAGTGAGTTTATTAGCTCACTTTGGACCTATTATGCCTCGAGGAAGCACAAGTATTTCTTTAACTTACCTAGCTTCTTCTCGAGCAGTTCCAGGATATGGTGGAGGAATGAACGCAGCAAAAGCTGCTTTAGAAAGTGATACAAAACTGCTCGCTTGGGAAGCAGGAAGAAAATGGGGCGTCCGTGTAAACACTATTTCGGCAGGTCCTCTAGCCAGTCGCGCAGGAAAAGCTATTGGATTTATCGAAAAAATGGTCGATTACTATTTAGAATGGACCCCTATTCCTGAACCTATGACAACAGAACATGTGGGAGCCGTTGCTGCTTTCCTAGCTTCTCCGTTAGCTAGCGCAATTACCGGAGAAACTCTCTATGTAGATCATGGAGCAAGTATCATGGGAGTTGGTCCTGAAATGCTTCCTAAGCATTCTTAA
- a CDS encoding acetyl-CoA carboxylase carboxyltransferase subunit alpha, whose product MELLPHEKQVVEYEKTIAEFKEKNKKNSLLSSSEIQKLERRLDKLKEKIYADLTPWERVQICRHPSRPRSVNYIEGMCEEFVELCGDRTFRDDPAVVGGLAKIQGQRFMLIGQEKGCDTESRVHRNFGMLCPEGFRKALRLAKMAEKFGLPIVFLVDTPGAFPGLTAEERGQGWAIANNLFQLARLKTPIIVLVIGEGCSGGALGMAIGDVIAMLEHSYYSVISPEGCASILWKDPKKNSEAAAMLKMHGEDLKQFAIVDVVIKEPVGGAHHNPAAVYRDVQDFILREWLRLKDLSIEDLLEKRYQKFRTIGLYETSSESSPEA is encoded by the coding sequence ATGGAGCTTCTTCCCCATGAAAAACAAGTAGTAGAGTACGAAAAAACGATAGCAGAGTTTAAAGAAAAAAATAAAAAAAATTCTTTATTGTCCTCCTCAGAGATACAAAAATTGGAAAGGCGCTTAGATAAGTTAAAAGAGAAGATCTATGCAGATTTGACTCCTTGGGAACGCGTGCAGATATGCCGGCATCCTTCGCGTCCTCGATCAGTGAATTACATTGAAGGAATGTGTGAGGAGTTTGTAGAGCTTTGTGGAGATCGTACGTTCCGTGATGACCCTGCTGTTGTTGGTGGATTAGCTAAGATTCAGGGCCAGAGATTTATGCTTATTGGCCAGGAAAAAGGGTGTGACACCGAATCCCGGGTGCATAGGAACTTCGGTATGCTCTGCCCTGAAGGCTTTCGTAAGGCATTACGTCTTGCAAAAATGGCTGAGAAATTCGGTCTTCCTATTGTCTTTTTGGTTGATACTCCAGGAGCTTTCCCCGGTCTTACTGCTGAAGAACGTGGTCAAGGATGGGCGATTGCTAACAATCTTTTCCAACTCGCTAGATTAAAAACCCCGATTATCGTTCTTGTTATCGGAGAAGGGTGTTCTGGAGGTGCTTTAGGCATGGCTATCGGAGATGTGATTGCTATGTTAGAACACTCCTATTATTCTGTAATTTCTCCCGAAGGCTGCGCCTCTATTCTTTGGAAAGATCCAAAAAAGAATAGTGAAGCGGCTGCGATGTTAAAAATGCATGGTGAGGATCTCAAACAATTTGCTATTGTGGATGTTGTCATTAAGGAGCCGGTAGGTGGTGCTCACCACAACCCAGCTGCTGTATATCGCGATGTTCAAGATTTTATACTTCGGGAATGGTTACGACTCAAAGACCTATCAATAGAAGATTTGTTAGAAAAGCGATATCAGAAATTTCGAACTATAGGTCTCTATGAAACTTCTTCTGAAAGCAGTCCTGAGGCATAA
- a CDS encoding FliO/MopB family protein yields MPDKILSFLIFCIDDLALADTSSEQMHLPGMFPENMKLEMFKMLGSLTLLLALFGIGVWAFKKFLRSKGQALGNSSTIKILDRRSINPKTCIYIIRVVNKILVIAESGEKITLLSEFPPDTDINELMQQNEKKRSSSTSAFLSKSIQKLHKNKKIDNSRVSNLADKEV; encoded by the coding sequence ATGCCTGATAAAATCTTGTCTTTCCTCATATTTTGTATAGACGACCTTGCTCTTGCTGATACTTCTAGCGAGCAAATGCATCTCCCAGGAATGTTTCCAGAAAATATGAAACTTGAAATGTTTAAAATGCTGGGTTCCTTAACACTACTGCTTGCTTTATTTGGCATCGGAGTTTGGGCTTTTAAGAAGTTCTTAAGAAGTAAGGGTCAAGCGCTAGGAAACTCTTCAACAATAAAAATTCTTGATAGACGCTCCATCAACCCGAAAACTTGTATCTACATCATTCGCGTTGTAAATAAAATTCTTGTTATTGCGGAATCTGGAGAAAAAATTACCCTACTTTCAGAATTTCCTCCAGATACGGACATTAACGAGCTCATGCAGCAAAATGAGAAAAAACGATCTTCATCTACCTCTGCTTTTCTTAGTAAAAGCATTCAAAAATTGCATAAGAATAAGAAAATAGACAACTCTCGTGTCTCTAATTTGGCTGACAAAGAAGTTTAA
- a CDS encoding putative quorum-sensing-regulated virulence factor: MTTLIFYDTETTGTQIDKDRIIEIAAYNHKTKESFVTYVNPEIPIPEEASKIHGITTSTVISAPKFPEAYKHFCDFCGNEAVLVAHNNDSFDFPLLEKECRRHALPPLSLKTIDSLKWAQKYRPDLPKHNLQYLRQVYGFAENQAHRALDDVITLHNVFSALIGDLSAEQVLALMEESYHPKTFKMPFGKYKGKPLSEVPPSYIQWLENQGNLDKDMKAAIDLMKQLT; encoded by the coding sequence ATGACAACACTCATTTTTTACGATACTGAAACTACAGGAACACAGATAGATAAGGATCGTATTATTGAAATTGCTGCCTATAATCATAAAACTAAAGAATCTTTTGTCACTTATGTAAACCCAGAAATTCCTATTCCTGAGGAAGCGTCGAAGATTCATGGTATTACTACATCTACAGTAATCTCAGCCCCTAAGTTCCCAGAAGCCTATAAACATTTCTGCGACTTTTGTGGGAATGAAGCTGTTCTTGTTGCACACAATAATGATAGTTTTGATTTCCCACTACTTGAAAAGGAATGTCGGCGACATGCCTTACCACCTTTATCCCTAAAAACAATAGACTCGCTTAAATGGGCTCAAAAGTACCGGCCCGACCTACCTAAACACAATTTACAATATCTCCGTCAAGTGTACGGGTTTGCCGAAAACCAAGCACACCGAGCTTTAGACGATGTCATTACCCTGCATAATGTATTTTCCGCACTTATTGGAGATCTTTCCGCAGAGCAAGTACTTGCCTTAATGGAAGAAAGTTACCACCCTAAAACATTTAAAATGCCTTTTGGGAAATACAAGGGTAAACCCCTAAGTGAAGTGCCTCCATCTTATATCCAATGGTTAGAAAACCAAGGGAACTTAGATAAAGATATGAAAGCTGCTATTGACTTAATGAAACAATTGACATGA
- a CDS encoding ABC transporter ATP-binding protein: protein MKLLLKAVLRHKKHLTLLGFSLLAILGLTVSSQAEIFSLGIIAKTGPDAFLLFARKENNQLIKASQLSQEQILERWSDISPNSDTITTAEAHAYISRYGKRGTSITSRLSCFISRYIDLSCFGSLALFLVIVAIFKAVTLFFQRFLSQVVAIRVSCDLRRDYFRALQKLPMTFFHAHDMGNLSSRVITDSTSIAQAVNSLMVNYVQAPITLTLALAVCLSISWKFSLLVCIAFPVLILPIVIIAKKIKALAKRIQKNQDQFSSVLLDFLAGIVTVKVFRTEAFAFKKYCDQNSRIAALEEKSTAYGLLPRPLLHTIASLFFAFVVIIGLYKFHIAPEELIVFCGLLYLIYDPVKKFGDENTTIMKGCAAAERFYEVLSHPDLYNESEDSQEFLGLTRNLEFRDVSFSYDNERKVLKNLSFTINKGEAIGIVGPTGSGKTTISKLLPRLYEVSQGDILLDGVSIKSYSKSSLRDHIGCVLQNPFLFYDTIWNNLTCGKDIPEEDVIHALKQASAYEFVQKMPQGVHSLLEESGKNLSGGQQQRLTIARALLKNASILILDEATSSLDAISENYIKEIIGQLKGQCTQIIIAHKLSTLEYVDRVIYLEHGSKVAEGMKDELLSSCPAFLKMWELSGTKDWETSPSVSPELITPLSFS, encoded by the coding sequence ATGAAACTTCTTCTGAAAGCAGTCCTGAGGCATAAAAAGCATCTCACTCTATTGGGTTTTTCTTTGCTTGCCATCTTGGGATTAACTGTATCGTCTCAAGCAGAGATTTTTTCTCTAGGTATTATTGCAAAAACAGGACCTGATGCTTTTCTTCTTTTCGCTCGTAAGGAAAATAATCAACTTATCAAAGCTTCGCAGTTAAGCCAAGAACAGATTTTAGAGAGATGGTCCGACATCTCTCCCAATTCCGATACGATCACCACAGCAGAGGCACATGCCTATATTTCTCGTTATGGAAAGCGAGGAACATCGATAACTAGCAGATTATCATGTTTTATTTCTCGCTATATAGATTTGTCATGTTTTGGTTCCCTAGCTTTGTTTTTAGTTATTGTGGCGATTTTTAAAGCCGTGACTCTATTCTTTCAGAGATTCCTCTCTCAAGTGGTAGCTATTCGCGTGAGTTGTGATCTCCGCAGGGATTATTTTAGAGCATTACAAAAGTTGCCGATGACCTTTTTCCATGCTCATGATATGGGAAATCTTAGTAGTCGTGTGATTACAGATTCTACCAGCATCGCTCAAGCAGTAAATTCTTTGATGGTGAATTATGTCCAAGCGCCGATAACTCTAACATTAGCTTTAGCCGTATGTTTATCGATATCTTGGAAATTTTCTCTTTTAGTGTGTATTGCTTTTCCTGTATTGATTCTTCCTATTGTGATCATCGCGAAGAAAATCAAAGCCTTGGCGAAGAGAATACAAAAAAATCAAGATCAGTTTTCTTCCGTACTTTTAGATTTTCTTGCGGGAATAGTCACCGTAAAGGTTTTCCGTACGGAAGCATTCGCATTTAAGAAATATTGTGATCAAAATAGTCGAATAGCCGCTTTAGAAGAAAAAAGTACTGCTTACGGACTCCTCCCACGTCCTTTACTGCATACAATAGCTTCATTATTTTTTGCTTTTGTTGTCATTATTGGTCTTTATAAATTTCATATTGCTCCCGAAGAGCTTATTGTATTTTGTGGTTTATTATATCTCATCTATGACCCTGTGAAGAAATTCGGAGATGAGAACACGACCATTATGAAAGGTTGCGCTGCTGCGGAACGGTTTTATGAGGTGCTTTCCCATCCTGATTTGTATAATGAGTCTGAAGATAGTCAAGAGTTTCTGGGGTTAACAAGAAATTTAGAATTCCGTGATGTTTCTTTTTCTTATGATAATGAGAGGAAGGTTCTTAAGAATCTTAGCTTCACTATCAATAAGGGCGAAGCTATTGGTATTGTAGGTCCTACAGGAAGTGGGAAGACAACAATCAGTAAATTGCTTCCTAGGTTATATGAGGTCTCTCAAGGAGATATCCTTCTAGATGGCGTTTCTATTAAGTCGTATAGCAAGTCTTCTCTTAGAGATCATATTGGTTGTGTCTTACAAAACCCCTTTTTGTTTTATGACACTATTTGGAATAACCTTACTTGTGGTAAGGATATCCCTGAGGAAGATGTCATCCATGCATTGAAGCAAGCTTCTGCTTATGAATTTGTGCAGAAGATGCCTCAGGGAGTGCATAGCCTTCTTGAAGAATCAGGGAAAAATCTTTCTGGAGGGCAGCAGCAAAGATTAACAATAGCGCGAGCGTTGTTGAAAAATGCTTCGATTTTGATTTTAGATGAGGCGACTTCTTCTCTAGATGCTATTAGTGAAAACTATATTAAAGAGATCATAGGGCAGTTAAAAGGCCAGTGTACTCAAATCATCATAGCACACAAGCTCTCCACTTTGGAGTATGTAGATCGGGTAATTTATTTAGAACACGGTAGTAAAGTGGCAGAGGGAATGAAAGATGAACTTTTGTCGTCTTGTCCTGCTTTCTTAAAAATGTGGGAATTATCGGGAACTAAAGACTGGGAAACTTCCCCATCTGTAAGTCCAGAGTTGATTACACCACTTTCCTTCAGTTAA
- a CDS encoding UDP-N-acetylmuramoyl-L-alanyl-D-glutamate--2,6-diaminopimelate ligase — translation MNLKELLHNTKAKIYGKISSVEVRNLTRDSRNVGVGDIFIASKGKHSDGNDFSHLAIENGAIAVASSIYNPFLPVVQIISSDLPQLEADLAAKYYGHPSQKLCVVGITGTNGKTTVSHLIKFLFDACDKPAGLIGTIEHILGNSRIQDGYTTPESCLLQKYLAEMVKSNLSAAVMEVSSIGLAVNRLANVHFDVGVLTNITLDHLDFHSSFEEYKQAKLKLFSMLPSSGLAVVNNDLHYAAQFIEATQAQPITYGIEQHADYRASNLRFSPFGTDFDLLYKGETFACSSPLIGQHNIYNVLAAISVAHQRLGCDLQQLISAVANVETPRGRLEPVFSGPCPIYIDYAHTPDALDNVCKTLQALLPQDGRLIVVFGCGGDRDQSKRKIMAQVVEKYGFAVVTTDNPRGEDPEMIINEICSGFFKRNFSIEIDRKQAITYALSIASDRDIVLVAGKGHETYQIFKHQTIAFDDKEIVLEVLSSYV, via the coding sequence ATGAATTTAAAAGAACTCCTCCACAATACCAAAGCGAAAATTTATGGGAAAATTTCTTCTGTAGAAGTAAGAAATCTCACAAGAGATTCTCGTAATGTTGGAGTTGGAGATATCTTTATAGCCAGTAAAGGCAAGCACTCTGATGGTAATGACTTTTCCCATTTAGCTATTGAAAATGGAGCTATTGCTGTAGCTTCTTCTATTTACAATCCTTTTTTACCTGTTGTTCAAATTATTTCTTCCGATCTTCCTCAGCTTGAAGCGGATCTTGCAGCAAAATACTACGGTCATCCTTCGCAAAAACTCTGTGTGGTTGGTATTACAGGCACCAATGGGAAAACTACAGTTTCCCATTTAATAAAATTTCTGTTTGATGCTTGCGACAAGCCTGCAGGCTTAATAGGTACTATTGAGCATATTCTGGGAAATAGTCGTATTCAAGATGGGTATACCACTCCTGAATCCTGTTTGTTGCAAAAGTATTTAGCTGAGATGGTGAAGAGCAATCTTTCTGCTGCAGTTATGGAAGTATCTTCTATCGGTCTTGCTGTCAACAGACTGGCTAACGTCCATTTTGATGTTGGTGTCTTAACTAACATTACTCTAGATCATTTAGATTTTCATTCTTCGTTTGAAGAGTATAAACAAGCAAAGCTTAAGCTATTTTCGATGCTTCCTTCTTCAGGTCTAGCTGTAGTGAATAACGACTTACATTATGCTGCGCAGTTTATTGAAGCTACCCAAGCCCAACCTATTACCTATGGAATCGAGCAGCATGCAGATTATCGCGCTTCTAATTTGCGCTTTTCTCCGTTCGGAACGGATTTTGACTTACTCTATAAAGGGGAAACCTTTGCATGTTCCTCACCCTTAATAGGGCAGCACAACATTTATAATGTTCTTGCTGCGATTTCTGTCGCTCACCAACGATTAGGTTGTGATTTACAACAACTGATCTCTGCTGTTGCCAATGTAGAAACCCCTAGAGGGCGGTTAGAACCTGTATTTTCCGGCCCCTGTCCTATTTACATTGATTATGCTCATACTCCCGATGCCTTAGATAATGTATGCAAAACACTCCAAGCTCTACTTCCCCAAGATGGAAGGCTTATCGTGGTCTTTGGATGTGGAGGCGATCGAGATCAGAGCAAAAGAAAAATCATGGCTCAAGTCGTCGAGAAGTATGGATTCGCTGTTGTGACTACGGACAATCCTCGCGGCGAAGATCCAGAAATGATCATTAATGAAATTTGTTCAGGTTTTTTTAAAAGAAATTTTTCTATCGAAATCGACAGAAAACAAGCAATTACATATGCTTTGTCCATTGCCTCAGATAGGGATATAGTGTTAGTGGCAGGTAAAGGGCATGAGACGTACCAGATCTTTAAACATCAAACCATCGCTTTTGATGATAAGGAAATCGTGCTCGAGGTATTGTCGTCTTATGTTTAA